One window from the genome of Rufibacter tibetensis encodes:
- a CDS encoding porin, which yields MLSAPTAQAQVTTTSAQDSVIAQPKAPEAAPKAHWYDKISLRGYVQIRYNRLLETNPQLKTEYDKSVGDKGGFLIRRARMVFSGNVHERVYIYIQPDFASTPSGSSAIHFVQLRDAYFDLSLDKQKEFRLRVGQSKVPYGFENMQSSQNRLTLDRNDALNSALPNERDLGVMFYWAPDHIRKRFSELANGRMKGSGDYGVFGLGIYNGQTANRQEANNNQHIVARLAYPFAFKNGQIVEPGIQAYTGLYTVTSDQLSSSAIKGGDFRDERVAASLVVYPQPFGFQAEYNVGRGPEFDPATKTIQTKSLTGGYAQAMYAFSIGDHNFIPFLKAQFYEGGKKAETDARYNKVYETEIGLEWQPLANFELATQYTISDRTTKDARALNNRQHGRFLRLQAQFNF from the coding sequence ATGCTTTCTGCCCCAACTGCGCAGGCGCAAGTAACCACTACCTCTGCACAAGACTCAGTGATAGCTCAACCTAAAGCCCCAGAGGCTGCTCCTAAAGCGCATTGGTATGATAAAATATCGCTTCGCGGATACGTGCAAATCAGGTACAACCGCCTGCTGGAAACCAACCCGCAGTTGAAAACAGAATATGACAAATCTGTTGGCGACAAAGGCGGATTCCTGATCAGACGGGCTCGTATGGTGTTCAGCGGAAATGTGCATGAACGTGTGTATATCTACATTCAACCAGACTTTGCCTCCACTCCATCCGGCAGTTCTGCCATCCACTTTGTCCAACTCAGAGACGCTTACTTTGATTTGTCCCTTGACAAACAAAAGGAGTTTAGACTACGGGTGGGCCAAAGCAAGGTGCCTTACGGGTTTGAGAACATGCAATCAAGCCAGAACCGCCTTACCCTTGACCGGAACGATGCCCTGAACAGTGCCTTGCCTAATGAACGTGATTTAGGTGTGATGTTCTACTGGGCCCCAGACCACATCAGAAAAAGATTCAGTGAATTGGCGAACGGCCGCATGAAAGGCTCTGGTGACTACGGCGTGTTTGGGTTAGGTATTTACAACGGCCAAACCGCCAACCGCCAGGAAGCCAACAATAATCAACACATAGTAGCGCGTCTTGCCTATCCTTTCGCGTTCAAGAACGGTCAGATAGTGGAGCCCGGCATCCAGGCCTACACCGGTTTGTACACCGTTACCTCAGACCAATTGAGCAGCAGTGCCATCAAAGGAGGAGACTTCAGAGACGAACGAGTGGCCGCCAGCTTGGTGGTGTATCCGCAACCGTTTGGCTTTCAGGCAGAATATAACGTGGGCAGAGGCCCAGAATTTGACCCAGCCACTAAAACCATCCAGACCAAATCTTTAACCGGCGGTTATGCTCAGGCTATGTACGCCTTCTCTATAGGAGACCACAACTTTATACCGTTTTTGAAAGCCCAATTTTATGAAGGAGGCAAGAAAGCGGAAACCGATGCCCGGTACAACAAAGTATATGAAACGGAAATTGGGTTAGAGTGGCAGCCATTGGCTAACTTTGAGTTGGCCACCCAATACACCATCTCAGACCGGACTACCAAAGATGCCCGGGCACTTAACAATCGTCAGCACGGCCGATTCTTACGGTTACAAGCTCAATTTAACTTTTAA
- a CDS encoding PstS family phosphate ABC transporter substrate-binding protein, producing MKSIKTQVSSLLVATLLLGACGGNTKESNGTDSGENVTGSIQIDGSSTVYPVTEAVAEEFRTEAPDVKVTVGVSGTGGGFKKFVRGETDMNNSSRSIKEEEAKQAQEANISFIELPITYDGLTVVVHPENTWATTMTVAELKKIWEPAAQGKITRWNQIRPEWPNQEIHLFGAGVESGTYDYFTEAIVGESHASRGDYTASEDDNVLVQGVSTDKNALGFFGYAYYLENKGKLKAVAIDDQNDANGKGPIMPSVETVKNGTYAPLSRPLFIYVNSKAASRPEVVKFVNFYLDNASELSSEVGYIPLPAEEIKKQKQKFQEFASGLKK from the coding sequence ATGAAATCAATTAAAACCCAGGTAAGCAGCTTATTGGTGGCTACTTTACTTCTAGGCGCTTGTGGTGGAAATACCAAAGAAAGCAATGGCACCGATAGCGGCGAAAACGTAACTGGCAGCATCCAGATTGACGGTTCTTCTACAGTTTACCCAGTTACCGAAGCTGTGGCGGAGGAATTCAGAACCGAAGCGCCTGACGTAAAAGTGACCGTGGGCGTGTCTGGTACCGGTGGCGGATTCAAGAAATTTGTGCGCGGTGAAACCGACATGAACAATTCTTCCCGCTCAATCAAAGAGGAGGAAGCCAAACAAGCTCAGGAAGCCAACATTTCTTTCATTGAGTTGCCTATCACCTATGACGGCCTAACCGTAGTGGTACACCCAGAAAACACCTGGGCTACCACCATGACAGTGGCTGAGCTGAAGAAAATCTGGGAGCCCGCCGCTCAAGGTAAGATTACCAGATGGAACCAGATTCGTCCGGAGTGGCCAAACCAAGAAATTCATTTGTTTGGCGCAGGTGTAGAGTCAGGCACATATGACTACTTTACAGAAGCTATTGTAGGAGAAAGCCACGCCAGCCGCGGAGATTATACCGCCTCTGAAGATGACAACGTGCTGGTACAAGGCGTGTCTACCGACAAAAATGCTTTAGGCTTCTTTGGGTACGCATATTACCTGGAGAACAAAGGCAAATTGAAAGCGGTAGCAATTGATGACCAGAACGATGCTAACGGAAAAGGACCTATCATGCCATCTGTTGAAACTGTGAAAAACGGCACCTATGCCCCGCTTTCCAGACCGCTGTTCATCTACGTAAACTCTAAAGCTGCCAGCAGACCAGAGGTAGTGAAGTTTGTCAACTTCTACCTTGACAATGCCAGCGAGCTAAGCAGCGAAGTAGGTTACATTCCGCTTCCGGCAGAGGAGATCAAAAAACAGAAACAGAAATTTCAGGAGTTTGCCTCTGGCTTGAAGAAATAA
- the pstC gene encoding phosphate ABC transporter permease subunit PstC has protein sequence MKLSEKIIESLLWLAAVITILITAGIIWVLLAGSIPFFQEVSVIEFLTEKEWTPLFAQKHFGILPLVAGTFLTTAIAIAVALPIGLTIAVYLNEYAPGSLKRSIKPLLEILATIPTVVYGFFALTVVTPFLQSFIPGLAGFNALSAGIVMGIMIIPMISSLSEDAISSVPKSLREASYGMGSTRLQTAFRVMVPAASSGIIVSVILAISRAVGETMIVAIAAGQQPRLTLNPLVPIETITTYIVQVSLGDVPHGSLEYRTIFAAGIVLFVFTFGLNNLSFWIKKKYQEKYD, from the coding sequence TTGAAACTATCGGAGAAAATCATTGAGAGTCTGTTATGGTTGGCTGCCGTCATTACCATTCTGATCACCGCAGGAATTATTTGGGTGCTACTGGCAGGCTCCATTCCCTTCTTCCAGGAAGTTTCGGTGATAGAGTTCCTCACCGAAAAGGAATGGACGCCTCTTTTCGCTCAGAAGCACTTTGGTATTCTGCCTTTAGTGGCGGGTACTTTTCTGACCACCGCCATTGCAATTGCCGTGGCTCTGCCTATTGGCTTAACCATTGCCGTATACCTAAACGAGTACGCTCCTGGCAGTCTGAAGCGGAGCATCAAACCTTTGCTTGAAATTTTGGCTACCATTCCTACAGTAGTCTATGGTTTCTTTGCCCTTACTGTGGTAACCCCGTTTCTACAAAGCTTTATACCCGGGCTGGCCGGGTTCAATGCGCTATCAGCGGGCATTGTCATGGGCATCATGATCATTCCTATGATTTCTTCTTTGAGCGAAGATGCCATCAGTTCAGTACCAAAATCTTTGCGCGAGGCTTCGTACGGCATGGGTTCCACCCGCTTGCAGACGGCGTTCAGGGTGATGGTACCGGCCGCTTCCTCGGGCATTATTGTATCTGTGATTCTGGCTATTTCTAGGGCAGTAGGTGAAACCATGATTGTGGCCATTGCTGCCGGGCAGCAACCGCGCCTGACGCTGAACCCGCTGGTACCTATTGAAACCATTACTACCTACATTGTACAGGTAAGCCTAGGCGACGTACCCCACGGTTCACTGGAGTACCGGACCATTTTTGCGGCAGGTATTGTTCTGTTCGTTTTTACCTTCGGGCTGAACAATCTCAGCTTCTGGATCAAAAAGAAATATCAGGAGAAGTATGACTAG
- the pstA gene encoding phosphate ABC transporter permease PstA produces MTRSSINQLKDKAFQFFGVLCMLIGLVFLAALLIDIISRGMSRIDWDFLTSLPSRRASRSGILTAWAGTLWILLLTSIIAFPLGISAGVYLEEYTRKTKLSSFLEINIANLAGVPSIIYGLLGLEIFVRQMGLGSSLLAGALTLSLLILPIVIVTTREALKAVPQSVRQGSYALGATKWQTIWRQVLPASFGGILTGVILALSRAVGEAAPLIVVGALAYVPFVPSSPNDEFTVLPIQIFNWTSRPQAEFLVNAAAAIIMLLFITFLLNGIAVYLRNRQQKKIKW; encoded by the coding sequence ATGACTAGATCCTCCATCAATCAGCTAAAGGACAAAGCCTTTCAGTTCTTTGGCGTCTTATGCATGCTCATTGGACTCGTATTTCTGGCAGCCCTCCTGATAGACATTATTTCAAGAGGCATGAGCCGCATTGACTGGGATTTCTTAACCAGCTTACCCTCCAGAAGAGCCAGCCGGTCAGGTATTCTAACAGCTTGGGCAGGCACCTTGTGGATTTTGCTCCTAACCAGTATCATTGCTTTTCCGTTGGGTATCTCAGCGGGGGTGTATTTAGAAGAATATACCCGCAAAACTAAGCTATCTTCGTTTTTGGAAATCAACATCGCCAACTTGGCGGGTGTGCCGTCCATTATCTATGGACTGCTGGGTTTAGAGATTTTTGTGCGGCAGATGGGCTTAGGCAGCAGTTTGTTGGCTGGTGCCTTAACCCTCTCGCTACTGATCTTACCCATCGTGATTGTAACCACCCGCGAGGCGCTGAAGGCCGTTCCGCAAAGCGTTCGCCAAGGATCATATGCCTTGGGGGCCACCAAATGGCAGACTATCTGGCGGCAGGTGCTGCCTGCTTCGTTCGGCGGCATTTTGACGGGCGTCATTCTAGCGCTTTCCAGAGCCGTGGGTGAGGCCGCCCCGTTGATTGTGGTTGGTGCCTTGGCGTATGTGCCCTTTGTGCCTTCCTCCCCCAACGATGAATTTACCGTACTGCCCATCCAGATCTTCAACTGGACTTCCCGGCCTCAGGCCGAGTTCCTGGTGAATGCAGCAGCGGCTATTATTATGTTATTGTTCATCACCTTCCTGCTGAATGGCATTGCCGTTTACCTGCGTAACAGGCAGCAGAAAAAAATTAAGTGGTAA
- the pstB gene encoding phosphate ABC transporter ATP-binding protein PstB — translation MKLEAKDVHAYYGDFHALRGINIVMEENTVTAFIGPSGCGKSTFLRLFNRMNDYIDGFKTEGEILLDGDNIYAKSVLVDELRKKVGMVFQKPNPFPKSIFENVVYGLKIQGVSDKATLVEAAEKSLQQAALWNEVKDNLNKSALALSGGQQQRLCIARALAISPSVLLMDEPASALDPISTAKIEELIHQLKEQYTIVIVTHNMQQAGRVSDTTAFFYLGELVEHAKTKTIFTNPKDKRTQDYITGRFG, via the coding sequence ATCAAATTAGAAGCAAAAGACGTGCACGCCTACTACGGCGATTTTCATGCGCTCCGGGGCATTAACATTGTCATGGAAGAGAATACCGTCACTGCTTTCATAGGACCCTCTGGTTGTGGAAAATCAACGTTCCTGCGGCTGTTCAACCGCATGAATGACTACATTGATGGCTTCAAAACCGAAGGAGAGATTCTGCTGGACGGCGATAACATCTACGCCAAAAGTGTGCTGGTAGACGAGCTGCGGAAGAAAGTGGGCATGGTGTTTCAAAAGCCCAACCCCTTTCCGAAGAGTATTTTCGAGAACGTAGTGTACGGCCTCAAAATACAAGGTGTCTCAGACAAAGCAACACTAGTAGAGGCCGCTGAGAAATCTTTGCAGCAGGCAGCGCTTTGGAACGAGGTAAAAGACAACCTAAATAAGTCTGCGCTGGCATTGTCTGGCGGGCAGCAACAACGTTTGTGCATTGCTCGGGCACTGGCCATCTCCCCATCTGTGCTGTTGATGGATGAACCTGCCTCGGCCTTGGACCCTATCTCCACCGCCAAAATTGAAGAATTAATTCATCAATTAAAGGAGCAGTACACCATAGTCATAGTGACTCACAACATGCAGCAAGCCGGTAGGGTAAGCGATACCACTGCTTTCTTTTACCTGGGTGAACTGGTGGAACATGCCAAAACTAAAACCATCTTCACCAATCCTAAAGACAAGCGTACCCAAGATTATATTACAGGCCGGTTTGGGTAA
- the phoU gene encoding phosphate signaling complex protein PhoU: protein MNHLDKELLAIKDKVNEMWSLVEFQVLAGKDALLNGDEELTNKIIKRGKKVNAYDIKIDRMCENIFALYNPVAVDLRWLMAILKINSNIERIGDSSESIAQLIKEAGTPIDPALLETTRVLEMYDAAEAMLADVQRAFYEENTELAREIIKKDKILNKIHLKTDKVIIKYIQANPENIAQSLKVSGIIRKLERIGDQITNIAEEIIFYVDAKVVKHKQKKKRNKDSE from the coding sequence ATGAACCATTTAGACAAAGAGCTCCTCGCCATCAAAGACAAAGTAAATGAAATGTGGAGTTTGGTAGAGTTTCAGGTACTTGCAGGAAAAGACGCTCTCCTAAATGGGGATGAGGAGCTAACCAATAAAATCATAAAGCGTGGCAAAAAAGTAAATGCATATGACATCAAGATTGACCGCATGTGCGAGAACATCTTTGCGTTGTATAATCCCGTGGCAGTTGACCTGCGGTGGCTGATGGCTATCTTAAAGATAAACTCTAATATAGAACGCATTGGAGATTCCTCTGAAAGCATTGCGCAATTAATTAAAGAAGCCGGTACTCCCATTGACCCTGCCCTACTGGAAACTACGCGGGTATTGGAAATGTATGATGCCGCTGAAGCTATGTTAGCAGACGTGCAACGTGCGTTTTATGAGGAAAATACAGAACTGGCGCGCGAAATCATTAAGAAAGATAAAATACTGAATAAGATTCATTTAAAAACAGACAAGGTCATCATTAAATATATTCAGGCAAACCCTGAGAACATTGCCCAAAGTTTGAAAGTCTCTGGCATCATCCGGAAACTGGAGCGAATAGGCGACCAAATCACCAACATTGCCGAGGAAATCATCTTCTATGTAGACGCCAAGGTGGTGAAGCACAAACAAAAAAAGAAACGAAATAAAGATTCTGAGTAG
- a CDS encoding YheT family hydrolase: MHIPIADLAGNTIMPLLPSRFRQGPSYLFKGHFQTILPSTLRRLPPVKYLRERIVTPDQDFLDLDWSRVNSTTLVVLSHGLEGDTHRPYMKGMVRAMNIAGWDALAWNFRSCSGEPNHQLHSYHMGAVEDLDLVVRHALASGLYQTIYLVGFSMGGNLTLNYLGQWTDRVPAQVERAAVFSVPCHMKSACTQLAKPTNRIYMRRFLKSLHEKLKEKSQRFEVDLTGYEKITTFEQFDDRYTAPFHGFESAADYYERCSSISHLHKIKIPTLLVNAQNDPFLSKECFPVEQAKQNPHFYLETPKEGGHVGFSEDFLKGLYYSERRAVEFLKGII, from the coding sequence TTGCACATTCCTATTGCAGACTTAGCAGGGAATACCATTATGCCGCTTCTTCCCTCCCGCTTCCGTCAAGGCCCTTCCTATCTTTTTAAGGGACATTTCCAGACTATACTACCCAGCACCCTTAGGCGCCTGCCTCCTGTCAAATACCTACGGGAAAGAATTGTTACCCCAGATCAGGACTTTCTGGATCTTGATTGGTCAAGGGTGAACTCAACCACCCTTGTAGTTTTGTCACATGGGCTGGAAGGGGACACACACCGGCCGTACATGAAGGGAATGGTGCGGGCCATGAACATAGCCGGCTGGGATGCTTTGGCCTGGAACTTCAGAAGTTGCAGTGGCGAACCCAACCACCAGTTACACTCTTATCACATGGGAGCTGTAGAAGACCTGGACTTGGTAGTACGCCATGCCCTGGCATCTGGACTGTACCAAACTATCTATTTGGTGGGCTTCAGTATGGGCGGCAACCTTACCCTTAATTATTTGGGGCAATGGACAGACAGAGTACCAGCGCAGGTAGAACGGGCTGCCGTCTTTTCTGTTCCCTGCCACATGAAAAGCGCCTGTACACAATTAGCCAAGCCTACCAACCGTATTTACATGAGGCGGTTCTTGAAGTCTCTCCATGAGAAATTAAAAGAAAAGTCACAGCGGTTTGAAGTGGATTTAACGGGTTATGAAAAGATAACCACCTTTGAACAGTTTGACGACCGCTATACGGCTCCTTTTCACGGCTTTGAAAGCGCAGCTGATTATTACGAGCGCTGCAGTTCAATCTCTCACCTGCACAAGATCAAAATTCCCACCCTTCTGGTAAATGCCCAAAACGACCCCTTCCTTTCAAAGGAGTGCTTTCCGGTGGAACAAGCAAAACAAAACCCTCACTTCTACCTGGAAACACCCAAAGAGGGCGGCCACGTGGGTTTCTCTGAGGACTTCCTAAAAGGCCTTTACTACTCAGAGCGCAGGGCAGTTGAATTTCTAAAGGGCATCATTTAA
- a CDS encoding NlpC/P60 family protein: MIDIEMRQHKTALNNVTKISFPFFLSLILFLASCGKSSYSTFSKPNEKYRSAREIAELKKKERMSRRSGSYRKPVKEIRISSRTKKPSRSIHISRSSNSNRAVRRDIETVINTARSFTGTPYQLGGTSRIGMDCSGLLCTSFQAIDVQLPRTSGEQSQFGPSISTHELQEGDLVFFSSSKSAYHITHVGLVTEVKSQDEIWFIHASTSLGVKEDNLFSPYYQKIFVKAVRPSI; encoded by the coding sequence TTGATTGATATTGAAATGCGCCAACACAAGACAGCTTTGAACAACGTAACTAAAATATCTTTCCCTTTCTTTTTAAGCCTGATTCTCTTCCTGGCCTCCTGCGGAAAGTCTTCTTATTCTACCTTCAGCAAACCTAACGAGAAGTACCGTTCTGCCCGTGAAATTGCAGAGCTGAAGAAAAAGGAGCGCATGAGCCGCCGGTCAGGCTCCTACAGAAAACCAGTGAAGGAGATTCGTATTTCCAGCAGAACCAAAAAGCCCTCCCGCTCCATTCACATTTCCCGCAGTAGTAACAGCAACAGAGCCGTTCGGCGTGACATTGAGACCGTGATCAATACTGCCCGCTCTTTTACCGGCACCCCTTATCAATTGGGTGGTACTTCCCGAATAGGCATGGACTGCTCAGGCCTACTGTGCACTTCCTTTCAAGCAATTGATGTGCAATTGCCCCGCACTTCTGGCGAACAAAGCCAGTTTGGGCCTTCCATTTCCACCCATGAACTACAAGAAGGCGACCTGGTATTCTTCAGCTCTTCTAAAAGCGCGTACCACATCACGCACGTAGGTTTGGTCACCGAAGTAAAAAGCCAGGATGAAATCTGGTTTATACACGCCTCTACTTCTTTGGGCGTAAAAGAAGACAATCTGTTTAGCCCCTATTATCAGAAAATATTTGTGAAAGCCGTTCGGCCATCCATTTAA
- a CDS encoding TonB-dependent receptor — translation MKNLITRLMLIVVMCLPMHLSWGQGTTTASMTGVLSDAGGEGLAGATIVAVHTPSNTQYAASADANGRYNLQNLRVGGPYTITASYVGFQEQRRENINLSLGQTLRLDFTLSQSAVGLAEVQVVADRNAVINADRTGAATNVSREQIERLPTLNRSLQDFTRLTPQASGNSIGGSNNRYNNITIDGAVNNDVFGLSGSGTPGGQAGTQPISLDAIDQIQVVLAPYDVKFGNFTGGGINAVTRSGTNNVEGSVYGFGRNQKTVGRDPITEVKTAKFQDYQTGFRVGGPILKDKLFFFLNGEITRRTEPLLNNLGEAGSIVPEASVRTISQTLIEKYGYDPGSFGPLDRRTESDKLFARLDWNITDRHQLTLRHNFVTAFDDNITRSNTTFRFANNAYEFTNTTNSTVAELRSRFSENLSNSLIVGYSRIRDQRDTPGGLFPQVTIRFNNSGSNTITAGTERSSAFNELDQDIFEFTDNLTLFKGNHTFTFGTHNEFFKFRNLFINNGNGYYQFNSLEDFLAEKPFQIEQTYSANANDPTPAARFNAAQLGFYAQDEISVTENLRVTLGLRVDMPVMPDTPARNEGVERTFGSIPQYMGVRTDATPSGQLLWAPRAGFNWDVFGDKKLQVRGGTGIFTGRVPFVWLSNQFTNNGITFNSLFLGNQTRTGRFETNIDNIRNLGAAGTTAEINLVTEDFRIPQTFRTNLAADYVLPLGIIATVEGIYSKTLNDVVYKDINLKAPVATLQGADNRPVYASSSNNRRVNTAYTNAILLDNTSKGYTYSLTGQLQKNFDNGINTMVAYTHGQSRDVNSGTSSTARSNWQFNQIVTDPNNPELSYSRFDIRHRVIASGGYTVNWLNNLSTSLSLFYEGQSGTPFTYLYAQDLNSDGNTGNDLLYVPRTADEIRFTNLVIGSGANAVTVTPEQQWADLNAFIENDEYLRTRRGQYSERNGARTPWTHRVDMRIAQDIFANIGTKKHTLQLTLDVFNVGNAINKDWGRNYFVNNAAVELVRFVSRDSNNVPSFTFNKPTTDVWNTSFSSRWQGQVGLRYIFQ, via the coding sequence ATGAAAAACTTGATTACCCGATTGATGCTCATCGTGGTGATGTGTTTGCCTATGCACCTTAGTTGGGGCCAGGGTACAACAACCGCCTCAATGACCGGTGTTCTTTCTGACGCAGGTGGTGAAGGCTTAGCCGGAGCTACCATTGTGGCAGTACACACACCATCCAACACTCAATATGCTGCCAGTGCAGATGCAAACGGCCGGTATAATTTGCAAAACTTGCGGGTAGGTGGTCCTTATACAATCACAGCCTCGTACGTAGGTTTCCAAGAGCAAAGAAGAGAGAATATCAACCTGTCACTTGGCCAGACGCTGAGATTAGACTTCACTCTTTCTCAAAGCGCAGTAGGTCTTGCCGAAGTACAGGTAGTAGCTGACCGTAACGCGGTAATCAACGCTGACCGCACGGGTGCGGCTACCAACGTGTCTCGCGAGCAGATTGAGCGTCTTCCTACTCTGAACCGTTCTTTGCAAGACTTTACCCGTCTTACGCCACAAGCTTCTGGCAACTCTATTGGGGGCTCCAACAACCGTTACAACAACATCACCATTGACGGTGCCGTGAACAATGACGTATTTGGTTTGTCTGGTAGCGGTACTCCTGGTGGACAGGCAGGTACGCAACCCATCTCTCTGGATGCGATTGATCAGATCCAGGTAGTATTGGCTCCTTATGATGTGAAATTCGGTAACTTCACTGGTGGTGGTATCAATGCCGTAACTCGCTCAGGAACAAACAACGTAGAGGGTTCTGTGTACGGGTTCGGCCGTAATCAGAAAACCGTGGGCAGAGACCCAATCACAGAAGTAAAGACTGCTAAATTTCAAGATTATCAGACTGGTTTCAGAGTGGGTGGCCCTATCCTGAAAGACAAACTTTTCTTCTTCCTGAATGGTGAAATTACCCGCCGCACAGAGCCTCTATTGAACAATTTAGGCGAGGCTGGTTCTATTGTACCGGAGGCTTCTGTGAGAACTATCTCCCAAACGCTTATTGAGAAGTATGGCTATGATCCAGGTAGCTTTGGTCCTTTGGATCGTCGTACGGAAAGCGACAAGTTATTTGCCCGTTTAGACTGGAACATCACAGACCGTCACCAATTAACGCTTCGCCACAACTTTGTGACTGCTTTTGATGACAACATTACTCGTTCCAACACCACTTTCCGGTTTGCCAACAATGCGTATGAGTTCACCAACACCACCAATAGTACGGTGGCTGAACTTAGAAGCCGTTTCTCTGAGAATTTGTCTAACAGCTTGATCGTGGGTTATTCCAGAATCCGTGACCAGAGAGACACTCCAGGCGGTTTGTTCCCACAGGTGACCATCCGTTTCAACAACAGTGGTAGTAACACCATCACCGCGGGTACAGAGCGTAGCTCCGCTTTCAATGAATTGGATCAGGATATCTTCGAATTCACAGATAACCTCACCCTTTTCAAAGGTAACCACACCTTCACCTTCGGAACGCACAATGAGTTCTTCAAATTCCGGAACCTATTCATCAACAACGGTAATGGTTATTACCAATTCAACAGCCTGGAAGATTTCTTAGCCGAGAAACCTTTCCAGATTGAACAGACCTACTCTGCTAACGCAAATGACCCTACTCCTGCTGCAAGATTTAATGCCGCTCAATTAGGCTTCTATGCACAGGACGAAATCTCTGTGACAGAAAACCTTCGCGTTACCTTAGGTCTACGTGTTGACATGCCGGTAATGCCAGATACTCCAGCCCGTAACGAGGGTGTAGAGCGGACATTTGGATCTATTCCTCAGTACATGGGCGTGAGAACCGATGCTACTCCTAGCGGACAATTGCTTTGGGCTCCAAGAGCAGGTTTCAACTGGGATGTATTTGGTGATAAAAAACTGCAAGTGCGTGGTGGTACTGGTATCTTCACCGGCCGTGTTCCTTTTGTGTGGTTGTCTAACCAGTTCACTAATAATGGAATCACGTTTAACTCTCTGTTCTTAGGTAACCAAACCAGAACCGGCAGATTTGAGACCAACATTGACAACATCCGTAACTTAGGAGCTGCAGGTACAACTGCAGAAATTAACCTTGTAACTGAGGATTTCAGAATCCCACAGACGTTCCGTACCAACCTGGCTGCTGACTATGTATTACCCCTGGGGATCATTGCCACCGTGGAAGGTATCTACTCTAAGACCCTCAATGATGTTGTGTACAAAGACATCAACTTGAAAGCACCAGTAGCTACTCTTCAAGGTGCAGATAACAGACCGGTTTACGCATCTTCCTCTAACAATAGAAGAGTGAACACTGCTTATACAAATGCTATCCTGCTTGATAATACCAGCAAAGGCTATACTTACAGCTTGACTGGCCAATTACAGAAAAACTTCGACAACGGTATCAATACGATGGTGGCTTATACCCACGGTCAGTCCAGAGATGTGAACAGTGGTACCAGCAGCACCGCTAGATCTAACTGGCAGTTTAACCAGATTGTTACAGATCCTAATAATCCTGAGTTGTCTTACTCTCGCTTTGACATCCGTCACCGCGTGATTGCTTCTGGTGGCTATACTGTAAACTGGTTAAACAACCTGAGCACTTCTCTCTCATTGTTCTATGAAGGACAATCAGGAACTCCGTTCACCTACCTGTATGCTCAGGACTTGAACTCTGATGGTAACACTGGCAATGACCTTCTTTACGTACCACGTACGGCTGATGAAATCCGCTTTACTAACCTGGTAATTGGTAGTGGAGCTAATGCAGTGACCGTTACCCCAGAGCAGCAATGGGCTGATCTGAATGCCTTCATTGAAAACGATGAGTACCTGAGAACCCGCCGCGGCCAATACTCTGAGCGTAATGGCGCCCGTACTCCTTGGACACACCGCGTAGACATGCGTATCGCGCAAGACATCTTCGCTAACATAGGCACTAAGAAACATACGTTGCAATTAACGCTGGATGTATTCAACGTAGGTAATGCCATCAACAAAGATTGGGGCCGTAACTACTTTGTAAACAACGCCGCAGTAGAGTTGGTAAGGTTTGTATCTCGTGATTCAAACAACGTTCCAAGCTTCACTTTCAACAAACCTACTACAGACGTTTGGAATACTTCCTTCTCTTCAAGATGGCAAGGACAAGTTGGTCTGCGCTATATCTTCCAATAG
- a CDS encoding DUF421 domain-containing protein — translation MKRLLPYLLMFLVVFSGCGEEKEEIPTPTPTPTPTPIPEKPKVADVETISAVVEANGSVTLTGKINKVNATDLDYGFMANLDSSFKEPPFKLIMKGKIPETGIYTMVIPNDDYRFLKNAKYYFSASVEVSKSKYQNYNIKSFVYPGKM, via the coding sequence ATGAAAAGACTTCTACCCTACCTGCTGATGTTCCTTGTTGTATTCTCCGGCTGCGGCGAAGAAAAAGAAGAAATTCCAACTCCTACGCCAACTCCAACACCAACCCCCATACCAGAAAAACCCAAAGTTGCAGATGTGGAGACTATCTCCGCAGTAGTAGAGGCCAATGGCTCTGTGACCCTGACGGGCAAGATAAACAAAGTCAATGCTACAGACTTGGACTACGGGTTCATGGCCAATCTAGACAGTTCTTTCAAGGAGCCACCTTTTAAATTAATTATGAAGGGCAAAATACCCGAAACAGGCATCTACACCATGGTTATTCCAAACGATGACTATCGTTTTCTAAAAAATGCAAAATATTACTTCTCTGCTTCGGTGGAGGTTTCTAAATCGAAATACCAAAATTATAACATTAAGTCATTCGTCTACCCCGGTAAAATGTAA